One region of Oryza sativa Japonica Group chromosome 5, ASM3414082v1 genomic DNA includes:
- the LOC4337822 gene encoding anaphase-promoting complex subunit 7 — protein MEAARESMAALVDAGLYDCAQTLGCFLVSSSPASSEAGMSMKVESLVLHGDALHGEKEFRRALSAYKQAMQYSKNIPRQATSNTRSSVTATGRSPSPNSSSLAPLNENEVKFKIALCYSALREHREALQEMEGIPSKARTLKMNLMLGKLYRISRNNRAAAVCYKECLRQCPYVFEAITALAEMGLSSKEFSLIFSQAPNRGGKAPGDSLDAQRWWNRYVEAQCCIASHDYKGGLDIYLDLMQRFPNNVHILLEIAKVEAIIGRNDEAIMNFEKARLIDPNIMTYMDEYAILLKSKSDYTKLNKLVHDMLHIDPARPETCLALAALWERKDERKALTYAEKSLRVDDRHITGYIMKGNLHLLLNRPDLAVTDFRGAQELRADLRSYQGLVRAYLALSKCKDALFTAREAMKVMHQSAKALKLVGDVHAISSSGREKARKFYESAIRLEPGFLGAALALADLHVAEGRNKDAVLLLERYLRQWTDDSLHIKLAQVFAATNMLSDALSHYQSALRINPHNEAAKKGLERLEKQMKGVDPDAPEEDEENEADDVDGDQDDAELL, from the exons atggaggcggcgcgggagtCAATGGCGGCGCTCGTCGACGCCGGCCTCTACGACTGCGCCCAGACGCTC GGGTGCTTTCTTGTGTCTTCATCACCTGCGAGCAGCGAGGCTGGTATGTCCATGAAGGTGGAAAGCTTG GTACTGCATGGTGATGCTTTGCATGGAGAGAAAGAATTTCGCAGGGCACTG AGTGCCTACAAACAAGCTATGCAATACAGCAAAAACATTCCTAGGCAAGCAACAAGTAATACTAGAAGCTCAGTAACTGCCACTGGCCGGTCTCCTTCTCCAAATTCTTCAAGTCTTGCACCACTCAATGAAAATGAG GTGaaatttaaaattgcactttgctATTCTGCTCTACGTGAGCATCGTGAAGCACTTCAAGAG ATGGAAGGGATTCCTTCTAAAGCGAGGACTCTAAAAATGAATCTGATGTTAGGGAAGCTATATCGGATATCCAGAAATAATCGTGCAGCTGCTGTATGTTATAAAGAGTGCCTGAG GCAATGCCCTTATGTTTTTGAGGCTATTACAGCTTTGGCTGAAATGGGGCTTTCTTCAAAGGAGTTCTCTTTGATATTCTCACAA GCACCAAATCGAGGAGGCAAGGCTCCAGGTGACTCTTTAGATGCACAGCGTTGGTGGAAC CGCTATGTTGAGGCCCAATGTTGCATTGCTTCACATGATTATAAAG GTGGCCTTGACATATATCTAGACTTAATGCAGCGATTCCCGAACAATGTGCACATCTTGCTGGAAATTGCTAAG GTTGAAGCCATCATAGGTAGGAATGATGAAGCTATCATGAACTTTGAAAAG GCTCGGTTAATTGATCCAAACATCATGACATATATGGATGAGTATGCAATTCTCCTTAAGTCAAAATCTGACTACACAAAGCTTAACAAGTTGGTACATGATATGCTGCATATTGACCCTGCAAGACCAGAAACATGTCTTGCTCTTGCAGCATTGTGGGAAAGAAAAGATGAAAGAAAAGCTTTGACATATGCTGAAAAG AGTCTCCGAGTTGATGATAGACATATAACTGGATATATCATGAAG GGAAATCTTCATCTTTTGTTGAATCGACCTGATTTGGCAGTCACAGACTTCAGGGGAGCTCAAGAACTTAGGGCCGATCTTCGCTCTTATCAAG GATTGGTACGTGCTTATCTAGCGCTCTCTAAATGCAAAGATGCATTATTCACTGCACGTGAAGCAATGAAGGTTATGCATCAGTCTGCAAAAGCTCTCAAATTAGTTGGTGATGTGCATGCTATCAGTTCCAGTGGGAGAGAGAAG GCTAGGAAGTTCTATGAATCCGCCATTCGTCTTGAACCTGGATTTCTGGGAGCTGCATTGGCTTTGGCTGATCTGCATGTCGCTGAAGGACGAAATAAGGATGCAGTATTGCTGCTTGAAAGATATCTAAGACAGTGGACAGATGATTCTCTACACATCAAGTTGGCTCAAGTTTTTGCAGCAACGAATATGCTTTCTGATGCACTTTCCCACTACCAATCTGCTCTAAG GATAAACCCACATAATGAGGCCGCAAAGAAAGGATTGGAACGCTTAGAGAAGCAAATGAAG GGAGTAGACCCGGACGCGCCTGAAGAGGACGAAGAGAACGAAGCTGACGATGTCGACGGTGATCAAGACGACGCTGAACTACTGTAG
- the LOC4337820 gene encoding cullin-1-like isoform X1 translates to MAGQERRTIDLEEGWAFMQKGITKLKNILEGKPEPQFSSEDYMMLYTTIYNMCTQKPPHDYSQQLYDKYRESFEEYITSMVLPSLRDKHDEFMLRELVKRWSNHKIMVRWLSRFFFYLDRYFISRRSLIPLEQVGLTCFRDLIYQEIKGQVKGAVIALIDKEREGEQIDRALLKNVLGIFVEIGLGSMECYENDFEDFLLKDTTDYYSLKAQSWILEDSCPDYMIKAEECLKKEKERVGHYLHISSEQKLLEKVQNELLAQYATPLLEKEHSGCFALLRDDKEEDLSRMYRLFSKINRGLEPIANMFKTHVTNEGTALVKQAEDSASNKKPEKKDMVGMQEQVFVWKIIELHDKYVAYVTECFQGHTLFHKALKEAFEVFCNKGVSGSSSAELLATFCDNILKKGCSEKLSDEAIEDALEKVVRLLAYISDKDLFAEFYRKKLARRLLFDKSANDEHERSILTKLKQQCGGQFTSKMEGMVTDLTVARDHQTKFEEFVAAHQELNPGIDLAVTVLTTGFWPSYKTFDINLPAEMVKCVEVFKEFYQTRTKHRKLTWIYSLGTCNINAKFEAKTIELIVTTYQAALLLLFNGSDRLTYSEIVTQLNLSDDDVVRLLHSLSCAKYKILNKEPANRSISPNDVFEFNSKFTDRMRRIKIPLPPVDEKKKVVEDVDKDRRYAIDASIVRIMKSRKVMGHQQLVAECVEQLSRMFKPDFKAIKKRIEDLITRDYLEREKDNANVYRYLA, encoded by the exons atgGCGGGGCAGGAGCGGAGGACGATCGATCTGGAGGAGGGATGGGCGTTCATGCAGAAGGGCATCACCAAGCTGAAGAACATCCTCGAGGGCAAGCCCGAGCCACAGTTCAGCTCCGAGGACTACATGATGCTCTACAC GACGATATACAACATGTGCACGCAGAAGCCGCCGCACGACTACTCGCAGCAGCTCTACGACAAGTACCGGGAGTCATTCGAGGAGTACATCACCTCCATG GTCTTACCTTCATTAAGAGATAAACATGACGAGTTTATGCTGAGGGAACTAGTAAAGAGGTGGTCAAACCATAAAATCATGGTTCGGTGGCTGTCACGTTTCTTCTTTTATCTTGATCGATACTTCATCTCACGGAGGTCGCTTATACCACTTGAACAAGTTGGGCTTACTTGCTTCCGAGATTTG ATATACCAAGAAATCAAAGGACAAGTTAAAGGTGCAGTGATAGCTCTG ATTGACAAAGAGCGTGAAGGCGAACAGATAGACAGGGCCCTGCTGAAGAATGTCCTGGGCATATTTGTTGAAATTGGACTAGGCAGTATGGAATGTTATGAGAATGACTTTGAAGATTTCTTGCTTAAGGATACTACAGATTACTACTCTCTCAAGGCTCAAAGCTGGATTCTCGAGGACTCTTGTCCTGATTACATGATAAAG GCTGAGGAGTGCTTGAAGAAAGAGAAGGAGCGAGTTGGTCACTACTTGCATATTAGTAGTGAACAGAAGTTACTGGAG AAAGTGCAAAATGAATTGCTTGCACAATATGCAACTCCCCTGTTGGAGAAGGAGCATTCTGGGTGTTTTGCATTGCTTCGTGATGACAAG GAGGAAGACCTTTCTAGGATGTACAGGCTCTTCTCCAAAATTAACCGCGGTCTAGAACCTATTGCTAACATGTTTAAAACG CATGTTACAAATGAGGGCACAGCCTTGGTCAAGCAAGCAGAAGATTCTGCTAGTAATAAGAAG CCCGAGAAAAAGGACATGGTTGGTATGCAGGAACAG gTTTTTGTCTGGAAAATCATTGAGCTCCATGACAAGTATGTAGCTTATGTCACAGAATGTTTCCAGGGTCACACCCTCTTTCATAAG GCCCTTAAAGAAGCATTCGAGGTCTTCTGTAACAAGGGTGTCTCTGGCAGTTCAAGTGCTGAACTGCTTGCCACCTTCTGTGACAATATTCTGAAGAAAGGTTGCAGTGAAAAGCTCAGTGATGAAGCCATCGAAGATGCTCTTGAGAAG GTGGTGCGATTGCTTGCATACATCAGCGATAAAGACCTCTTTGCTGAGTTTTACAG GAAAAAACTTGCAAGGAGATTGCTTTTTGATAAGAGTGCCAATGATGAACATGAAAGAAGCATACTTACCAAACTCAAGCAGCAGTGTGGTGGACAATTTACTTCTAAAATGGAGGGAATGGTTACTGATCTTACTGTTGCAAGGGACCATCAAACTAAGTTTGAAGAGTTTGTGGCTGCACATCAGGAGTTGAATCCTGGGATAGACTTGGCTGTCACTGTTTTGACAACAGGATTCTGGCCAAGTTACAAGACTTTCGATATTAACCTTCCTGCTGAGATG GTGAAATGCGTGGAGGTTTTCAAGGAGTTTTaccaaacaagaacaaaacaCAGAAAGCTTACCTGGATATATTCCTTGGGAACCTGCAATATCAATGCAAAGTTTGAGGCAAAAACTATTGAGCTCATTGTCACAACATATCAg GCTGCGTTGCTGCTGCTATTCAACGGATCTGACAGGCTTACTTATTCTGAGATTGTAACACAGCTAAACTTATCAGATGATGATGTAGTGCGTTTGCTCCATTCTCTCTCCTGTGCAAAATACAAGATTCTTAACAAGGAACCAGCTAATAGATCTATTTCTCCCAACGATGTTTTTGAGTTCAATTCAAAATTCACTGACAGGATGAGAAGAATTAAG ATACCCCTACCTCCTGttgatgaaaagaaaaaggttgtCGAAGATGTTGACAAGGACAGGCGGTATGCAATTGATGCATCGATTGTGCGCATTATGAAGAGTCGCAAAGTTATGGGCCATCAGCAGCTAGTTGCGGAATGTGTGGAGCAGCTCAGCCGCATGTTCAAG CCTGACTTCAAAGCCATCAAGAAGCGAATCGAGGACCTCATCACAAGGGATTACCTGGAACGCGAGAAGGACAACGCTAATGTGTACAGATACCTGGCTTGA
- the LOC4337819 gene encoding uncharacterized protein, translated as MAGYAAEAGAAAGAGRGRAARHPPLTSLVVSTIAAFSAVVVFAILRSAYDAAVSRTTTLLGHNLEPTPWHLFKHDKGRPPARAAFRCAPSLTCRPPVAQPAPGTTNASANASAAPRLCPAYFGAIRRDLAPWRRGGGGVTRALLDAAQRRASMRVAITGGGRRLHVELYYACVQSRALFTAWSLLQLMRRYPGRVPDVELMFDCMDRPAINRTDYGGGGDGDHGSPPPPLFRYCTTRNHFDIPFPDWSFWGWPETNIEPWSKEFRDIKEGAKAIKWQDRVATAYWKGNPDVASPLRVALLNCNDTNMWHAEIMRQNWDEEVKSGYHNSKLSSQCTHRYKIYAEGFAWSVSLKYILSCGSMALVIDPQYEDFFSRGLRPEVNFWPVHIDVAAGGMCESIRDAVEWGEAHPAEAEAVGRRGQRLMEELDMDAVYDYMLHLLTEYARLMRFRPAEAPPPRPPAQEVCEASVLCLAGEKQRRFLEASAASPAVSEPCVMPPDAGE; from the exons ATGGCGGGAtacgcggcggaggcgggcgcaGCTGCTGGCGCGGGGCGTGGGCGCGCAGCACGGCATCCGCCGCTGACGTCGCTGGTGGTGTCCACcatcgccgccttctccgccgtcgtcgtcttcgccaTCCTCCGCTCG gcgtacgacgcggcggtgtcgaggacgacgacgctgcTGGGGCACAACCTGGAGCCGACGCCGTGGCACCTGTTCAAGCACGACAaggggcggccgccggcgcgcgccgcgtTCCGGTGCGCGCCGTCCCTGACCTGCCGGCCGCCGGTGGCGCAGCCGGCGCCGGGGACGACGAACGCGAGCGCGAACGCGTCGGCCGCGCCGCGGCTGTGCCCGGCGTACTTCGGCGCGATCCGGCGCGACCtggcgccgtggcggcgcggAGGGGGCGGCGTGACGCGCGCGCTGCTCgacgcggcgcagcggcgggcgTCGATGCGCGTGgccatcaccggcggcgggcggcggctgcacgtggAGCTCTACTACGCGTGCGTCCAGAGCCGGGCGCTGTTCACGGCGTGGAGCCTGCTGCAGCTGATGCGGCGCTACCCCGGCCGCGTCCCCGACGTCGAGCTCATGTTCGACTGCATGGACCGCCCGGCCATCAACCGCACcgactacggcggcggcggcgacggcgaccacggctcgccgccgccgccgctgttccgCTACTGCACCACCCGGAACCACTTCGACATCCCTTTCCCTGATTGGTCCTTCTGGGGCTG GCCTGAAACGAACATCGAGCCGTGGAGCAAGGAGTTCAGGGACATCAAGGAAGGGGCCAAGGCAATCAAATGGCAAGACAGAGTGGCAACGGCGTACTGGAAGGGCAACCCTGACGTGGCGTCGCCATTGAGGGTCGCATTGCTTAACTGCAACGACACCAACATGTGGCACGCCGAGATCATGCGCCAA AATTGGGATGAGGAGGTCAAGTCCGGGTACCATAACTCCAAGCTCTCCAGCCAATGCACCCATAG GTATAAAATATACGCGGAGGGGTTCGCGTGGTCGGTGAGCCTAAAGTACATACTGTCATGTGGGTCCATGGCGCTAGTGATTGACCCGCAGTACGAGGACTTCTTCAGCCGTGGGCTGCGGCCGGAGGTGAACTTCTGGCCGGTGCAcatcgacgtcgccgccggcggcatgTGCGAGTCGATCAGGGACGCCGTGGAGTGGGGGGAGGCGCacccggcggaggcggaggcggtggggcGGCGCGGCCAGCGGCTGATGGAGGAGCTCGACATGGACGCCGTCTACGACTACATGCTCCACCTGCTCACCGAGTACGCGCGGCTCATGCGGTTCCGGCcggcggaggcgccgccgccgcggccgccggcgcaggAGGTGTGCGAGGCGTCGGTGCTGTGCCTCGCCGGCGAGAAGCAGAGGCGGTTCCTGGAGGCATCGGCGGCGAGCCCCGCCGTGTCGGAGCCTTGCGTGATGCCGCCCGATGCCGGCGAGTGA
- the LOC107275706 gene encoding monothiol glutaredoxin-S8: MDRVTRLASQKAVVVFSKSSCGMSHAVTRLLRELGVDARVVELDEEPAGADMENALAGMLLAGTAANGGGRGRGVVVPTVFIGGRLVGSTDRVMSLHVAGGLVPLLRDAGALWV; the protein is encoded by the coding sequence ATGGACAGGGTGACAAGGCTGGCGTCGCAGAAGGCGGTGGTGGTGTTCAGCAAGAGCTCGTGCGGCATGTCCCACGCCGTGACGCGCCTGCTCCGGGAGCTCGGCGTCGACGCCCGCGTGGTGGAGCTCGACGAGgagcccgccggcgccgacatGGAGAACGCGCTCGCCGGGATGTTGCtcgccggcaccgccgccaacggcggtggccgcggccgcggcgtcgtggTGCCGACAGTGTTCATCGGCGGCAGGCTCGTCGGCTCCACCGACCGGGTCATGTcgctccacgtcgccggcggccttgTCCCGCTCCTCCGCGACGCCGGCGCGCTCTGGGTGTAG
- the LOC4337820 gene encoding cullin-1-like isoform X2: MGVHAEGHHQAEEHPRGQARATVQLRGLHDALHVRPPPPPPPPPGTIYNMCTQKPPHDYSQQLYDKYRESFEEYITSMVLPSLRDKHDEFMLRELVKRWSNHKIMVRWLSRFFFYLDRYFISRRSLIPLEQVGLTCFRDLIYQEIKGQVKGAVIALIDKEREGEQIDRALLKNVLGIFVEIGLGSMECYENDFEDFLLKDTTDYYSLKAQSWILEDSCPDYMIKAEECLKKEKERVGHYLHISSEQKLLEKVQNELLAQYATPLLEKEHSGCFALLRDDKEEDLSRMYRLFSKINRGLEPIANMFKTHVTNEGTALVKQAEDSASNKKPEKKDMVGMQEQVFVWKIIELHDKYVAYVTECFQGHTLFHKALKEAFEVFCNKGVSGSSSAELLATFCDNILKKGCSEKLSDEAIEDALEKVVRLLAYISDKDLFAEFYRKKLARRLLFDKSANDEHERSILTKLKQQCGGQFTSKMEGMVTDLTVARDHQTKFEEFVAAHQELNPGIDLAVTVLTTGFWPSYKTFDINLPAEMVKCVEVFKEFYQTRTKHRKLTWIYSLGTCNINAKFEAKTIELIVTTYQAALLLLFNGSDRLTYSEIVTQLNLSDDDVVRLLHSLSCAKYKILNKEPANRSISPNDVFEFNSKFTDRMRRIKIPLPPVDEKKKVVEDVDKDRRYAIDASIVRIMKSRKVMGHQQLVAECVEQLSRMFKPDFKAIKKRIEDLITRDYLEREKDNANVYRYLA; the protein is encoded by the exons ATGGGCGTTCATGCAGAAGGGCATCACCAAGCTGAAGAACATCCTCGAGGGCAAGCCCGAGCCACAGTTCAGCTCCGAGGACTACATGATGCTCTACACGTacgtcccccgccgccgccgccgcctcctcctgg GACGATATACAACATGTGCACGCAGAAGCCGCCGCACGACTACTCGCAGCAGCTCTACGACAAGTACCGGGAGTCATTCGAGGAGTACATCACCTCCATG GTCTTACCTTCATTAAGAGATAAACATGACGAGTTTATGCTGAGGGAACTAGTAAAGAGGTGGTCAAACCATAAAATCATGGTTCGGTGGCTGTCACGTTTCTTCTTTTATCTTGATCGATACTTCATCTCACGGAGGTCGCTTATACCACTTGAACAAGTTGGGCTTACTTGCTTCCGAGATTTG ATATACCAAGAAATCAAAGGACAAGTTAAAGGTGCAGTGATAGCTCTG ATTGACAAAGAGCGTGAAGGCGAACAGATAGACAGGGCCCTGCTGAAGAATGTCCTGGGCATATTTGTTGAAATTGGACTAGGCAGTATGGAATGTTATGAGAATGACTTTGAAGATTTCTTGCTTAAGGATACTACAGATTACTACTCTCTCAAGGCTCAAAGCTGGATTCTCGAGGACTCTTGTCCTGATTACATGATAAAG GCTGAGGAGTGCTTGAAGAAAGAGAAGGAGCGAGTTGGTCACTACTTGCATATTAGTAGTGAACAGAAGTTACTGGAG AAAGTGCAAAATGAATTGCTTGCACAATATGCAACTCCCCTGTTGGAGAAGGAGCATTCTGGGTGTTTTGCATTGCTTCGTGATGACAAG GAGGAAGACCTTTCTAGGATGTACAGGCTCTTCTCCAAAATTAACCGCGGTCTAGAACCTATTGCTAACATGTTTAAAACG CATGTTACAAATGAGGGCACAGCCTTGGTCAAGCAAGCAGAAGATTCTGCTAGTAATAAGAAG CCCGAGAAAAAGGACATGGTTGGTATGCAGGAACAG gTTTTTGTCTGGAAAATCATTGAGCTCCATGACAAGTATGTAGCTTATGTCACAGAATGTTTCCAGGGTCACACCCTCTTTCATAAG GCCCTTAAAGAAGCATTCGAGGTCTTCTGTAACAAGGGTGTCTCTGGCAGTTCAAGTGCTGAACTGCTTGCCACCTTCTGTGACAATATTCTGAAGAAAGGTTGCAGTGAAAAGCTCAGTGATGAAGCCATCGAAGATGCTCTTGAGAAG GTGGTGCGATTGCTTGCATACATCAGCGATAAAGACCTCTTTGCTGAGTTTTACAG GAAAAAACTTGCAAGGAGATTGCTTTTTGATAAGAGTGCCAATGATGAACATGAAAGAAGCATACTTACCAAACTCAAGCAGCAGTGTGGTGGACAATTTACTTCTAAAATGGAGGGAATGGTTACTGATCTTACTGTTGCAAGGGACCATCAAACTAAGTTTGAAGAGTTTGTGGCTGCACATCAGGAGTTGAATCCTGGGATAGACTTGGCTGTCACTGTTTTGACAACAGGATTCTGGCCAAGTTACAAGACTTTCGATATTAACCTTCCTGCTGAGATG GTGAAATGCGTGGAGGTTTTCAAGGAGTTTTaccaaacaagaacaaaacaCAGAAAGCTTACCTGGATATATTCCTTGGGAACCTGCAATATCAATGCAAAGTTTGAGGCAAAAACTATTGAGCTCATTGTCACAACATATCAg GCTGCGTTGCTGCTGCTATTCAACGGATCTGACAGGCTTACTTATTCTGAGATTGTAACACAGCTAAACTTATCAGATGATGATGTAGTGCGTTTGCTCCATTCTCTCTCCTGTGCAAAATACAAGATTCTTAACAAGGAACCAGCTAATAGATCTATTTCTCCCAACGATGTTTTTGAGTTCAATTCAAAATTCACTGACAGGATGAGAAGAATTAAG ATACCCCTACCTCCTGttgatgaaaagaaaaaggttgtCGAAGATGTTGACAAGGACAGGCGGTATGCAATTGATGCATCGATTGTGCGCATTATGAAGAGTCGCAAAGTTATGGGCCATCAGCAGCTAGTTGCGGAATGTGTGGAGCAGCTCAGCCGCATGTTCAAG CCTGACTTCAAAGCCATCAAGAAGCGAATCGAGGACCTCATCACAAGGGATTACCTGGAACGCGAGAAGGACAACGCTAATGTGTACAGATACCTGGCTTGA
- the LOC4337821 gene encoding probable serine/threonine-protein phosphatase 2A regulatory subunit B'' subunit TON2 has product MSTASGDGGDGGGGGDGASSAAGGGGRRIPPASSMPWVRNLRRFVGTGAGLGSEALMELETKRILLEIFKERQRKSMEAGAIPSFYKKKPEDGSISNRVQKLAKYRFLKKQSELLLNADDLDAMWVCLRENCVIDDATGAEKMNYEDFCHIATVCTEQIGQKCKRFFSPSNFMKFEKDDSGRIAILPFYLYVMRTVSLTQARIDMSELDEDSDGFLQPHEMEAYIRGLIPNLAQLRDMPSAFVQMYCRIAARKFFFFCDPHRRGKACIKKVLLSNCLQELMELHQESEEEVTDTEQAENWFSLTSAQRICDMFLALDKDTNGTLSKQELKEYADGTLTDIFIERVFDEHVRRSKVGGGNSREMDFESFLDFVLALENKDTPEGLTYLFRCLDLNGRGFLTTADIHTLFRDVHQKWIEGGNYELCIEDVRDEIWDMVKPADPLRIALTDLLSCKQGGTIASMLIDVRGFWAHDNRENLLQEEEEQVEEA; this is encoded by the exons atGAGCAccgcctccggcgacggcggggacggcggcggcggcggggatggcgcctcgtcggccgcggggggcggcgggaggcggatcCCGCCCGCCTCGTCCATGCCGTGGGTCCGCAACCTCCGCCGCTTCGTCGGCACGGGCGCCGGCCTCGGATCCGAGGCCTTGATGG AACTGGAAACAAAAAGGATACTGCTTGAGATTTTCAAGGAGCGCCAACGGAAGAGTATGGAAGCTGGTGCCATTCCAAGTTTTTATAAGAAG AAACCTGAAGATGGATCCATTAGCAATAGAGTTCAGAAATTGGCAAAGTACAGGTTTCTAAAG AAACAATCTGAACTTCTGCTTAATGCTGATGATCTTGATGCCATGTGGGTTTGTCTCAGAGAAAATTGCGTTATTGATGATGCTACAGGTGCTGAAAAG ATGAATTATGAAGACTTTTGCCATATTGCAACAGTATGCACAGAGCAGATCGGCCAGAAGTGCAAGCGTTTCTTCAGCCCTTCAAATTTTATGAAGTTTGAGAAGGATGATTCTGGGAGAATTGCAATCCTACCATTTTATCTTTATGTTATGCGGACA GTATCTCTCACACAAGCGAGAATTGATATGAGTGAGCTTGATGAGGATTCTGATGGTTTCCTTCAACCTCAT GAAATGGAAGCATACATAAGAGGGCTTATCCCCAATTTGGCACAACTGCGTGATATGCCATCAGCATTTGTTCAAATGTACTGCCGCATAGCTGCACGCAAGTTCTTTTTCTTCTGCGATCCACACAGACGAG ggaaaGCATGCATAAAGAAAGTATTGCTGAGCAATTGTCTTCAGGAACTTATGGAACTACATCAG GAGAGTGAGGAAGAGGTTACTGATACTGAGCAGGCTGAAAATTGGTTTTCCCTGACGTCAGCTCAGCGCATTTGTG ATATGTTTCTTGCACTTGACAAAGATACAAATGGAACATTGAGCAAACAGGAGCTCAAGGAATATGCAGATGGCACATTGACTGATATCTTCATTGAAAGAG tttTTGATGAGCATGTACGCCGGAGCAAAGTTGGAGGTGGCAACAGTCGTGAAATGGACTTTGAAAGCTTTCTTGACTTTGTTTTGGCTCTAGAAAACAAAGATACTCCTGAAGGATTGACATACCTATTTAGATGCCTTGATCTTAATGGAAGGGGATTCCTGACAACTGCTGATATCCATACATTATTTAG GGATGTACACCAGAAATGGATTGAAGGCGGAAACTATGAACTTTGCATCGAAGACGTGAGGGATGAAATCTGGGACATGGTAAAGCCGGCAGATCCTCTCAGGATCGCACTAACAGATCTTCTATCTTGCAAGCAAGGCGGGACTATTGCCAGCATGCTTATAGATGTGCGCGGCTTCTGGGCCCACGACAACAGAGAGAACCTCCTCCAGGAAGAGGAAGAGCAAGTGGAAGAGGCCTGA
- the LOC4337818 gene encoding 1-aminocyclopropane-1-carboxylate oxidase — protein sequence MVVPVIDFSKLDGTAAERAETMAQIDNGCEEWGFFQLVNHGVPKELLDRVKKVCLESYRLREAAFMESEPVRTLEGLMAAERRGEAAAPVDDMDWEDIFYLHDDNQWPSNPPEFKETMREYRAALRGLAERVMEAMDENLGLDKGRMRRAFTGDGRHAPFFGTKVSHYPPCPRPDLITGLRAHTDAGGVILLFQDDRVGGLQVLRGGEWVDVQPLADAIVVNTGDQVEVLSNGRYRSAWHRVLPMRDGNRRSVASFYNPAFEATISPAVGAGGEYPEYVFGEYMDVYAKQKFDAKEPRFEAVKAPKSA from the exons ATGGTTGTTCCGGTGATCGACTTCTCCAAGCTCGACGGCACCGCCGCAGAGAGGGCTGAGACGATGGCGCAGATCGACAATGGCTGCGAGGAGTGGGGATTCTTCCAG CTGGTGAACCATGGCGTCCCGAAGGAGCTTCTTGATCGGGTGAAGAAGGTGTGCTTGGAGAGCTACCGACTCCGGGAGGCGGCGTTCATGGAGTCGGAGCCGGTGAGGACGCTGGAGGGGCTcatggcggcggagcggcgcggcgaggcggcggcgccggtggacgACATGGACTGGGAGGACATCTTCTACCTCCACGACGACAACCAGTGGCCGTCGAACCCGCCGGAGTTCAAGGAGACGATGCGCGAGTACCGCGCGGCGCTGCGGGGGCTCGCCGAGAGGGTGATGGAGGCCATGGACGAGAACCTCGGCCTCGACAAGGGGCGCATGAGGCGCGCCTTCACCGGCGACGGCCGCCACGCGCCGTTCTTCGGCACCAAGGTCAGCCACTACCCGCCGTgcccgcgccccgacctcatcACCGGCCTCCGCGCCCacaccgacgccggcggcgtcatCCTGCTGTTCCAGGACGACCGCGTCGGCGGCCTCCAGGTGCTCAGGGGCGGCGAGTGGGTCGACGTGCAGCCGCTCGCCGACGCCATCGTCGTCAACACCGGCGACCAGGTGGAGGTGCTCAGCAACGGCCGCTACCGCAGCGCGTGGCACCGCGTCCTCCCCATGCGCGACGGAAACCGGCGCTCCGTCGCGTCGTTCTACAACCCGGCGTTCGAGGCCACCATCTCGCCGGCggtgggcgccggcggcgagtacCCGGAGTACGTGTTCGGCGAGTACATGGATGTGTACGCCAAGCAGAAGTTCGATGCGAAGGAGCCACGCTTCGAGGCCGTCAAGGCGCCAAAATCTGCTTAA